The following proteins are encoded in a genomic region of Paenibacillus sp. FSL R7-0273:
- a CDS encoding B12-binding domain-containing radical SAM protein encodes MRIVLATLNAKYIHTSLAIRLLKAYSEHEFPDIVLAEYTIKDPAMNIVSDLFQKKPDVIGFSCYIWNIEETIKLVGILKQVLPEVKIILGGPEVSYEPLYWMKREAGVDFVVNGDGEETFHHLLQELRDERKFHFVYGAAYRKGEELIVNPPRPKSDLNTLPTPHRFADDLPDLSKRIVYFETSRGCPFNCQFCLSSIEVGVRYYDIERVKSDLLYLINNGAKVIKFLDRTFNINRSYAMEMFQFLIDNHQGCVFQFEITADIMRPEVLDFLSENAPPGIFRFEIGVQSTNDETNELVKRRQNFTKLSRTVMKIKASGNIDQHLDLIAGLPQEDYATFRKTFNDVFVMEPEELQLGFLKMLRGTGLRSQAAKYDYTYMEHAPYEILSSHVMSFSDIISLKRLEDVLEKYWNSHRLDHTVKYLIRHIFESPFDFFQEFGDYWEERGWQKIGHQLEDLFTRLHAFLMDRDTPSMEIITGLMKLDYFLGHKYKPRKIWWENALEKPEWARHMKEIAAHPERVSAALAEAGYSERELQKFLVLEVLPFRLAPVLNSISGLRADAALEALLVTAGETAGSETAEADAMAVNVPAAAVAVAEAVPEDGGSTLLIVLYQQDESQRAQYYALPLD; translated from the coding sequence ATGAGAATCGTCCTGGCCACATTAAACGCCAAGTACATCCACACCTCGCTGGCCATCCGCCTCCTTAAGGCGTACAGTGAGCATGAATTCCCGGATATTGTGCTGGCGGAATACACCATCAAAGATCCTGCGATGAATATCGTGTCAGACCTATTCCAGAAGAAGCCCGATGTGATCGGCTTTTCCTGTTATATATGGAACATCGAGGAGACGATCAAGCTGGTCGGTATCCTTAAGCAGGTGCTGCCGGAAGTTAAGATTATTCTGGGCGGGCCGGAAGTATCCTATGAGCCGCTCTACTGGATGAAGCGGGAGGCGGGCGTTGATTTTGTCGTTAACGGTGACGGGGAGGAGACCTTCCACCATCTGCTGCAGGAGCTGCGGGATGAGCGCAAATTCCATTTTGTCTATGGAGCAGCGTACCGTAAGGGCGAAGAGCTGATCGTCAACCCTCCGCGTCCCAAAAGCGATCTAAACACGCTGCCGACACCGCACCGGTTCGCCGATGATCTGCCGGATCTAAGCAAGCGGATTGTTTATTTTGAGACCAGCCGGGGTTGTCCGTTCAACTGCCAGTTCTGCTTATCTAGTATTGAGGTCGGTGTACGCTATTACGATATTGAGCGGGTGAAGTCGGATCTGCTCTATCTGATCAATAACGGGGCGAAGGTCATTAAATTTCTGGACCGTACGTTCAACATCAACCGCAGCTATGCGATGGAAATGTTCCAGTTCCTGATCGACAACCATCAGGGCTGCGTGTTCCAGTTCGAGATTACAGCCGACATTATGCGGCCTGAGGTGCTGGATTTTCTGTCCGAGAACGCGCCGCCGGGTATCTTCCGCTTTGAAATCGGCGTGCAGTCGACCAATGATGAGACGAATGAGCTGGTCAAGCGCCGCCAGAATTTCACCAAGCTGTCCCGTACCGTGATGAAAATCAAAGCCAGCGGCAACATCGACCAGCATCTGGATCTGATCGCCGGACTGCCGCAGGAGGATTACGCGACCTTCCGCAAAACCTTTAATGACGTTTTCGTGATGGAGCCGGAGGAGCTGCAGCTGGGCTTCCTCAAAATGCTGCGCGGCACCGGGCTGCGCTCCCAGGCGGCCAAATACGATTACACCTACATGGAGCATGCGCCATACGAGATTCTCAGCTCCCACGTCATGTCCTTCTCCGATATTATCTCGCTGAAGCGGCTGGAGGATGTGCTGGAGAAATACTGGAACAGCCACCGGCTGGATCATACGGTAAAGTATCTGATCCGCCATATTTTTGAGTCACCGTTTGATTTCTTTCAGGAGTTCGGCGATTACTGGGAGGAGCGGGGCTGGCAGAAGATCGGCCACCAGCTGGAGGACCTGTTCACTCGGCTGCATGCGTTCCTGATGGACAGAGATACCCCTTCAATGGAGATTATTACAGGACTGATGAAGCTGGATTACTTCCTGGGGCACAAATACAAGCCGCGCAAAATCTGGTGGGAAAACGCGCTGGAGAAGCCGGAGTGGGCGCGCCATATGAAAGAAATCGCCGCTCATCCGGAGCGGGTCTCCGCAGCACTTGCGGAAGCTGGCTACAGTGAGCGTGAGCTGCAGAAATTCCTGGTGCTCGAGGTGCTGCCGTTCCGGCTTGCGCCTGTGCTGAATTCGATCAGCGGGCTGCGGGCGGATGCAGCTCTGGAGGCTTTGCTGGTTACCGCAGGAGAAACCGCCGGCAGTGAAACTGCAGAGGCCGATGCTATGGCGGTGAACGTGCCGGCTGCAGCAGTTGCAGTTGCTGAAGCGGTACCGGAAGACGGTGGAAGTACCCTGCTGATTGTGCTGTACCAGCAGGATGAGAGCCAGCGCGCGCAGTATTATGCTTTGCCGTTGGATTAA
- a CDS encoding nucleotidyltransferase family protein: MNQSLKLVENHDLYLERLAGLFSESPLLMEVFRRAQFLEPLPYYVGAGCLVQTVWNQLTGRPAEYGISDIDLVYFDPADLSFEAESEQAAEGREHFNGITVPLDIKNQARVHLWYEDKFGIRLQPYSSLEAAVDSWPTSVTSLGARLEPSGEWQIYAPFGLEDLFSLTVRPNKRLISEAVYRSKAEKWQAKWPELQIIPWEG; encoded by the coding sequence ATGAATCAGAGCCTGAAGCTTGTGGAGAATCATGATCTGTATCTGGAGCGGCTGGCCGGACTATTTTCGGAGAGTCCGCTGCTGATGGAGGTTTTCCGCAGGGCACAGTTTCTGGAGCCGTTACCGTATTACGTTGGAGCAGGCTGCCTCGTCCAGACCGTATGGAATCAGCTGACCGGGCGCCCGGCGGAGTATGGGATCAGCGATATTGATCTGGTTTATTTTGACCCGGCTGATCTAAGCTTTGAGGCAGAGAGTGAACAGGCAGCTGAGGGGCGGGAGCATTTTAACGGGATTACTGTTCCGCTGGATATCAAGAATCAGGCCCGCGTCCATCTGTGGTATGAGGACAAATTCGGAATCAGGCTTCAGCCATACTCCAGCCTGGAAGCAGCCGTAGACAGCTGGCCGACATCCGTAACCTCACTTGGAGCAAGGCTTGAGCCGTCCGGAGAATGGCAAATCTACGCACCCTTCGGTCTGGAGGATTTATTCAGCCTGACGGTAAGGCCGAATAAGAGACTGATCAGTGAAGCCGTGTACCGCAGCAAGGCCGAGAAATGGCAAGCGAAATGGCCGGAGCTGCAGATTATCCCTTGGGAAGGCTAA
- a CDS encoding alpha/beta hydrolase, which yields MRENSFTMTDPLGVNIHVYVWLPEPEAPVRGIVQIAHGMCETAARYARFASALTAAGYAVYANDHRGHGKTAGKVNLLGDTGENGFYWMRRDLVQLANIARSRHEGLPIFLLAHSMGSFLAQKLMCEEGSDVYTGYILSGTNGPRNMLRAGESLAALQLRLQGERHRSVLLNGIVFGAYNRSFSPIRTAFDWLSSDQQEVDRFIADPFCGAICTTRFFRDFFRLLRDIHCQETLLQLCKDKPVYLFSGAKDPVGMNGQGVLRLATLYQEQGLSDVEYRLYPEGRHEMLNEVNHEEVTADVLDWLVRHLPAESLLLQPAAN from the coding sequence ATGAGGGAAAACAGCTTTACGATGACCGATCCCTTAGGCGTAAATATCCATGTCTATGTATGGCTGCCTGAACCGGAGGCTCCGGTCAGGGGTATAGTACAGATCGCCCACGGCATGTGCGAGACGGCTGCCCGCTATGCGCGCTTCGCCTCGGCACTGACCGCCGCCGGATATGCTGTTTACGCCAATGACCACCGCGGTCACGGCAAAACAGCGGGCAAGGTCAATCTGCTTGGCGACACCGGCGAGAACGGCTTCTACTGGATGCGGCGCGATTTGGTTCAGCTTGCGAATATCGCCCGCTCCCGGCACGAAGGCTTACCCATCTTTCTGCTGGCTCACAGCATGGGCTCCTTTCTTGCCCAGAAGCTGATGTGCGAGGAAGGCAGCGATGTGTATACCGGTTATATTCTCAGCGGCACCAACGGTCCGCGCAATATGCTGCGGGCCGGTGAATCGCTCGCCGCGCTGCAGCTGAGGCTTCAGGGCGAACGGCATCGCAGTGTGCTGCTTAACGGCATCGTATTCGGGGCCTACAACCGCTCGTTCTCTCCTATCCGCACAGCTTTTGACTGGCTGAGCAGTGATCAGCAGGAAGTGGACCGCTTCATCGCCGACCCGTTTTGCGGAGCGATCTGCACGACCCGCTTTTTCCGCGACTTCTTCCGGCTGCTGCGGGATATCCACTGTCAGGAGACACTGCTCCAGCTATGCAAGGATAAGCCGGTCTATCTTTTCTCGGGCGCCAAAGATCCGGTAGGCATGAACGGCCAGGGCGTGCTGCGGCTCGCCACACTCTACCAGGAACAAGGTCTCAGCGACGTAGAGTACCGCCTGTATCCGGAGGGGCGGCATGAGATGCTAAATGAGGTGAACCACGAGGAGGTCACCGCCGATGTTCTCGACTGGCTGGTCCGCCATCTTCCGGCAGAGTCTCTTCTGCTGCAGCCCGCCGCGAACTGA
- a CDS encoding type I phosphomannose isomerase catalytic subunit, with the protein MTKPYPLKFQPEFKERVWGGRALEKFGLDLPEGHIGEGWMIADHPNGVSSVVNGELAGQGLDQIREQFGREWFGSKGITGDGTRFPLLIKLLDCNDNLSVQVHPTDDYEGLPKGELGKTEMWYVLDAKPGAKIIYGLKENVTRESLQAALENGTVMDTMQEITVAAGDAFYIPAGTVHALCAGVVVAEIQQNSDTTYRIYDYDRPGLDGKPRELHIEDSLNVTAYEGAGATSMKTDSAVAGEWLQIASSPYFIVEKGIVNGEWNLATTPDSFTILVICEGSGHLTWEGGSQPYAAGECYLLPSTLGAYGIEGHSTVLRSYLP; encoded by the coding sequence ATGACAAAACCATATCCGCTCAAGTTTCAGCCGGAGTTCAAAGAACGCGTGTGGGGCGGACGTGCCCTGGAGAAGTTTGGTTTAGATCTGCCGGAGGGCCATATCGGAGAAGGCTGGATGATCGCTGACCATCCGAACGGCGTATCCTCGGTGGTTAACGGTGAGCTGGCCGGGCAAGGCCTGGATCAGATCCGTGAGCAATTCGGCCGGGAATGGTTCGGCAGCAAGGGCATTACCGGAGACGGCACCCGCTTCCCGCTGCTGATCAAGCTGCTCGACTGCAACGATAACCTGTCTGTACAGGTGCATCCGACAGATGATTACGAAGGATTGCCGAAGGGCGAACTGGGCAAAACAGAAATGTGGTATGTGCTCGACGCCAAGCCCGGTGCCAAAATCATCTACGGCCTGAAGGAAAATGTCACCCGCGAAAGCCTGCAGGCTGCACTGGAGAACGGCACCGTAATGGATACCATGCAGGAAATTACCGTTGCCGCAGGAGATGCCTTCTATATTCCGGCAGGCACTGTGCATGCCCTCTGCGCAGGTGTAGTAGTAGCGGAGATTCAGCAGAACTCGGATACTACATACCGCATTTACGATTACGACCGCCCTGGCCTCGACGGCAAGCCGCGTGAGCTTCATATCGAAGACTCGCTGAATGTTACTGCTTATGAAGGCGCAGGCGCTACTTCCATGAAGACGGACAGTGCTGTTGCCGGAGAATGGCTGCAGATTGCCTCTTCCCCATATTTTATCGTGGAAAAAGGGATCGTGAACGGCGAATGGAATCTCGCCACCACCCCGGACAGCTTCACCATTCTGGTCATCTGCGAAGGCAGCGGGCATCTGACCTGGGAGGGCGGCTCCCAGCCTTATGCCGCTGGCGAATGCTACCTGCTGCCGTCTACGCTTGGCGCGTATGGTATTGAAGGCCACTCCACTGTGCTGCGCTCTTATTTGCCATAG
- a CDS encoding VOC family protein yields the protein MAVSKLEHIGIKVAQLEQSLAFYQEVIGLTLQDIIGVPGDGLRLAFLSFPGQTSVEIELIEREWAGLPDEGKVSHVAFTVTGIEAEYSRIAGLGLPGLTAVSTLANGSRYFFFDGPDGEKLEFFESTRSK from the coding sequence ATGGCAGTAAGCAAGCTTGAGCACATCGGCATTAAGGTAGCGCAGCTTGAGCAGTCCCTTGCATTCTACCAGGAGGTCATCGGCCTCACCCTGCAGGACATCATCGGGGTACCGGGCGATGGCCTGCGGCTCGCCTTCCTGAGCTTCCCCGGCCAGACCAGCGTAGAGATCGAGCTGATCGAGCGTGAATGGGCCGGGCTGCCTGATGAAGGCAAGGTCAGCCATGTCGCCTTCACCGTCACCGGGATCGAGGCTGAATACAGCCGGATTGCCGGGCTGGGCCTTCCGGGCCTGACAGCGGTCAGCACACTGGCCAATGGCAGCCGCTATTTCTTTTTTGACGGGCCGGACGGTGAAAAGCTGGAGTTTTTCGAGTCAACACGCAGTAAATAG
- a CDS encoding tRNA (mnm(5)s(2)U34)-methyltransferase has protein sequence MGFLSVLSFAHKLTAERLASGGLAVDATVGTGADTLFLAKCAGARGGVYGFDIQPAALTLAEERLRLAREEAPAALAPVTLLARSHAAMVEAVPPQWHGRVSAVMFNLGYLPSGDADKTIITETGSTLAALAAALTLLRPGGIITAVLYPGHDGGDREAAAVEAWAAGLPQQLAQSIIYRQLQRAAAPYVIAVEKKKGAEPYDGSKQA, from the coding sequence ATGGGCTTCCTGTCCGTTCTCAGCTTTGCCCATAAGTTAACGGCGGAACGCCTGGCCTCCGGCGGGCTGGCCGTTGACGCCACCGTGGGAACCGGTGCGGATACGCTGTTCCTCGCAAAGTGCGCGGGCGCACGCGGCGGGGTGTACGGGTTTGACATCCAGCCTGCGGCGCTTACGCTTGCGGAAGAGCGCCTGCGGCTGGCCCGGGAGGAAGCGCCTGCTGCGCTTGCTCCCGTAACGCTGCTTGCGCGCAGCCATGCAGCGATGGTTGAGGCCGTGCCGCCGCAGTGGCACGGCCGTGTCTCGGCGGTGATGTTCAACCTCGGCTATCTGCCGTCAGGCGATGCCGACAAGACCATCATCACCGAGACCGGGAGCACGCTGGCTGCGCTGGCTGCCGCCCTGACGCTGCTGCGTCCGGGCGGCATTATTACAGCCGTGCTCTACCCCGGCCACGACGGCGGCGACCGTGAAGCCGCCGCTGTGGAAGCGTGGGCTGCGGGCCTGCCGCAGCAGCTTGCGCAGAGCATTATTTACCGACAGCTGCAGCGGGCGGCCGCCCCGTATGTCATCGCAGTTGAGAAGAAAAAAGGAGCTGAACCGTACGATGGCAGTAAGCAAGCTTGA